ttaaagttatttatatagGAACAGTTTTTTCTAGACCAAATTTTCATAAGAAATCTAATGAAACTAGTCTTATGATAATCTGACAAGTTTCAGCTGAGTTGTTGAAAAGtcgggaacaatgaatatttagaaaaaatttcagCCTTTTGCTATAACTCGCttcaaaataaagatatagaCAAACGAATTTCTGGAATCAACTACTTTTCAATTTTCATTAGGGGTCTGCGTTCAAAcctattttatattttcaacagttgctaagatataaaaaatgatgacaataAATTGAGCGCGCAAAAATACTAAATAATGAATCTCGGGAACGGTtgaattttagaaaatattttcaacgtAGACTATAGCTCAAATGTTTCAAGAAGACCAGCGCATCTAGTCTCATGCTTCTACGTGTTCATATACTTGAGTTATGAGTTTCAGACTTGAAACTTTTTCAAGATACATTTTGCCTCATATCTTGAGATCTAGAAGAGATACGAAGATAAGACCAGTTTTAATCGACTTCTAGCAAAAATCTGATCTAGTATagttgttttaattttattattttttatttcattacgAAAATCGggttttttcaaaaaataatatccgCTTTCGCCTCCAACTTTGACTCGTCACAACTTCTCAGGATTTGCTTCTGATATAgccttgattatatttaaaatttaccatTTTTCAAGAGCTATCAGATgagtataattttatttttaaattccaaaaaaaaatttttttttgcgaGAGTAAATTAATACTTGAACAATAATATGCTTAGtaaactttatataaaaatttttttaaacaaaatatttaaaaatatataatgaaaagaatataacatttatttaaaaaaaatatcattttataaaacttctttaataattactaataataatttttttaaatttattatgtccttatttttaattgtgaAAATAATGGCTTTTtgtgtttataaaaattattaaactgTTTCATATCCAAGATTTGGTTCTAACCATTTTTCTACAAGATCAATCGATTGTTTTTTTCTAGTAGCATAATCTTCAATTTGATCTTTGTTTATTTTTCCTAAACTAAAGTATGATGAATGTGGATTGGCAAACATTAAAGCAGAAACTGATGAAGCTGGTTCCATTGCTAAACTTTCAGTTAATTTTATTCCAGTTTTTTCTTCTACATCCATAATATTCCATATTGTTACTTTTTCTTGATGGTCTGGTTGTACAGGATAACCAGGTGCTGGTCTAATTCCTtgatatttaattgataataaatcactattttttaaatcttcatTCTTTGAATAACCCCAAAGATCGGTACGAAcaattttatgaatatattcTGCTAATGCTTCTGATAATCTATCAGCTATTGCTTTTAacataatacttttataatcatcatattctattttttcatatttatgaCATAATTCATCAACACCAAATCCTACTGAACATGCAAACATTCCAATATAGTCATCAACTACACCATCAACTGTAAGTGGGCGTATAAAATCAGAAATACAATAACATTTTTGATCATGTTCTTTATCACATTGTTGACGTAATCCATGTAATGtgtcaattattttattattttcgtcatataaaacaatatcaTCATTGTTAGTTGAAGCACATTTATAAAATCCAATAATAGCTTTAactgataatattttattatcaataatatctTGAAGCATCTTTTTAGCATcttcaaaaacttttttagcCTCATTACCAACATCAGAatcattgaaaatatttgGGTATGCTCTATTTGGATATTTACCTCTTAATTGCCAAACGTCAAAAAATGGTTTCCAATCAATGTAAGGAATAAGATTTTCTAGtgaaatatcattaaatgatTTCGATCCAATAAATGTTGGTTTATATGATATATGGTTATTCCAATCAAAATCAACCTTACGTGATCTTGCTTCTTTAAGTGTTATAAAACGTCTTTCTTTTAGAGATTCATAATATTCTTCACAAATAGATTCATAGTCTTCTTTAAGATCATCTAAAAATTCTTCTTTTGTTTTTTCGTCAAGTAATGATGATACAACAACAACAGATTTTGAAGCATCTAAGCAATGGATAACTGGTCCATCATATctatgattaatttttacagCTGTATGTGTTTTGGAAGTTGTCGCACCACCAATAAGAAGAGGaatctttaaattatttctttgcATCTCTTTTGCTAGGTGAACCATTTCATCAAGTGATGGAGTAATAAGACCTGATGCACCTATAAAATCAGCTTTTTCATCTATAGCtgcttttataattttttcactTGGAGTCATAACACCAAGATCaacaactttaaaattattacatcCTAAAACAACAccaacaatattttttccaATATCATGAACATCTCCCTTAACTGTAGCTATGACAATTGTTCCATTATATGGattatcattatcaataaatcCCTGttcttttaatcttttttctcTTTCAGCATCCATATATGGTATTAAATGAGCAACAGCTTTTTTCATTACTCTAGCACTTTTAATAACTTGTGGTAAAAACATTTTACCTGCACCAAATAATTCTCCAACAACTTTCATACCATTCATTAATGGTCCTTCAATAACATTTAATGGACGtggatattttattaaattttgtctACATTCTTCAGTATCTTCAACAACATACATATCAACTCCTTTAACTAATGCATCTACAAGTCTTTCTTCTGGTGTCTTTTGTAAacgtaaattttttaaattttcttcattCTCATTagaattatcttttttagttaatttttgTGCCATTAATAACATCTTTTCTGTAGCATCAGGATCAcgatcaaaaattaaatcttcACATAAATTAAGAagatttttatctatttctGAATATAAAGGTAAACTTCCAGCATTAACAATACCCATATCTAAACCAGCTTGAATAGCatgataaagaaaaacaGAATGCATAGCTTCACGAAGAACTTCCATACCACGAAAactaaaagaaatatttgaGATACCACCAGATATTCTTGCTCCAGGAAGGTTTGCTTTAATTAATCTACAAacatcaataaaataaatagcaTATTTTGAATGTTCTTCCATTCCAGTACcaatagttaaaatatttggatcaaaaattatatcatttgGATTCATTCCAACTTTTTTTGATACTAAAATATCATATGATCTTTTAcatatttcaaattttctATCTGTTTCAGCAGCCTGTCCAAGTTCATCAAAAGCCATAACCACAATAGCACCACCATACTTTTGAATTAATTTagcttttttaataaaattttcttcacCTTCTTTAAGTGAAATTGAATTAACAATACATTTTCCTTGTGCTGCTTCAAGGCCAGCTATTATAACATCAAAATCTGATGAATCAACACAAAGTGGTACTTTTGCAATTTCAGGTTCTGATGCAATAAGACGTAAAAATTTTGACATACAATATTTTCCATCAAGTAAACCATCATCAAGattaatatcaataatttGTGCACCATTTTCTACTTGAATTCTGGCAACATTTAATGCCTCCtcataattatcttttttaattaaattacaaaatcTTTTAGATCCTGATACATTACATCTTTCACcaatattaatgaaattactattttttgttatatatgaTGGTTCTAAACCAGATAGTGATAATGTATCAAAATGtggaatattattatcatcaaaTATTCTAGGtttgatatttttacaaGAATCATTTAATGCTTTAATATGATCAGGTGTTGTACCACAACAACCAccaataatatttacaagACCATTTCTGGCAAGTTCTGATACTGATTTAGCCATCATTTCTGGTGTCTCATCATATCCACCTAAAGCATTTGGAAGACCAGCATTTGGATAACAAATAACTAAATTACTTTGTGTATTTCTACTAATAGCTTCAATGAAAGGTCTCATTTCTTCAGCACCAAGTGCACAATTTAAACCAATAGCTAATGGTGATGCATGTCTTGTTGAGATAAGGAAACCTTCACCAGTTTGTCCTGATAAGGTACGTCCTGATAAATCAACAATAGTAccagaaataaaaataggaATTTCAGGGTAATTTGAATCTtcaaataatgtttttaaagcAAAAATACATGCTTTAGCATTAGCTGTATCAAAAATTGTCTcgataagaaatatatctACACCACCTTCATATAAAGCTTTAGCTTGTTCAAGATATGCACTAGCCAATTCTTGAAAagtaatatttctaaattcAGGTTTCTCAACACTTGGTGATATACTTAATGTTTTGTTTGTTGGTCCTAAAGCACCACAAACAAATCTTCTTCTATTTggtgtttttttattatactcaTCTACAGCTTTTCTTGCCAATTGAGCTCCAACAAAATTGATATCATAAACCAAATGACAACATCCATAATCATCTTGAGCTATTGTTGTTCCACTAAATGTATTTGTTTCAATAAAATCAGATCCAGCTTCAAGATATTCACGAtgtatttctaaaataatatctGGTCTAGTTAAActtaataaatcattatttcCTTTTAAAGGTTTTTTATGATCTTTTAAACTTTCATTTCTAAAATCATCTTCTGTTAAGTGGTGCCTTTGTATCATTGTTCCCATAGCACCATCAATAAACAGAATCTTTTCTTTAGAAGCATTCAAAATagcatttttaatttcatcatAACGAGTCATTGTTAAATTCTATAAAAACtaatatatgttataaaaaaaattatagtaaaagtatgatagttaaaataaatatgtatttataaagcaattatataacaaatattattgttatctTATCATAAAAAGAACTTTTTGTTTGTACATTAAAATGATCAATCACAAAGTAATAAGTTATATGTACGTTAAAGAACTATTACACAAGTATATTAACATGATTATTTTAcgtaatatatttaaacatactctaattattaatacttttttctttattttataaaatattatctttatttcttataatgGAATTTTCCTAAaggtaaatttatttatatatataaaaaaaatgtattgcTACTTTTTTCATCTTCTACATTGTgagttataaaataaaaattaataaaaatttagacaagttattatatattattaattaaacaattaaatctttaataaaaaaagaaaaatatttgttaaaatatccAAAAGGTAATTTTACGCATTAATTTACATAAatgtgtaaaaaaaaaatattttttttgctatTTTGTACATAACTATGTAATAGAatagtttgttttttttttaaatgtgttttgtttataaaatttccaaaaccaaattatttctattattattaaatttcaaataatttttttattttatttctataataaaatagaaattaaaatttaaaaaaattaagtaatataaatatagaaaaaattaatttttaaaataatccatttaaaatgaaaaaatactAGTAAATGTAAGGCAATATTATCtgagaataaaaaaaaatattaatgaatatgaaaattttatttctatagaAATATGTACGAATTTGTACAAAATTGTGAGAATCgtattttagtaaaaatgaaaaactttttttacgATACTTAACGTCTTCTAGTTCCATCTTCGAAGAAGACTCCACCATCAATAGCGCAGTATTTTGGACAGATTCCTTTCTCTCCTGGTGATCCTGGTGCTCCAGCTTGTCCTGGTGCTCCTGGTTGTCCATCGTTTCCTGGTGCTCCATTTGGTCCTGGGGCTCCTTTTGGTCCTGGTTGTCCTGGTGCTCCTGGAGCTCCTGGTTGTCCTGGTGTTCCGGCTGGTCCTTGTGGGCCTGGTTCTCCGGCTGGTCCTGGTTCTCCTGGAACAAGTGGTTCTGATACAGCTGGTGCACCTGGTTGTCCATCTGGTCCTGGGGCTCCTGGGTTTCCATTTGGTCCGGCTGGTCCTTTTGGTCCTGGTTGTCCTGGTGCTCCATCTTGTCCTGGGGCTCCTGGTTGTCCTGGTGCTCCGGCATCTCCTGGTGCTCCTTGTGGTCCTGGTGGTCCGGCTGGTCCTTGTGGGCATGGTTTACATGGTGGTGGAGTAACTGGTTCACATGGTTGAACTGGTGGTTTACCTGGGTTTCCTGGAAGTCCTGGTGCACCTGGTTTACCTGGTTTTCCTGGTCTTCCTGGTGTTCCGGCTGGTCCAGCAGCTCCTGGAAGACAACAAGCATCACATGAACCTCCAGCAGAGGCAGATCCACCACTAACTCCAGCATCATATCCGGCTTGACGAGCAGTTCTGTTTCCAGAAAGAACTGGAAGTCTTTTGAGTGTATTTACTTCAGACCAAATATCTTTAGCAGATTCCTTGCAGTGTTTTACTTCATTGTACATACTTCTTTTAACATGATGTACATAATTGTAGACCATTGGAAGTGTTACACAAACACTAAGAACAGCGACAATAGAAAAGACTACTGCTGAGTAAGCAACAAAACGATAAGCTTTAATTCTTCCTTCTAAATCCATGATGCTGAGAAAAAGTGATATTTTCTTAGTAAAagtaatgaatatttatactaaaatttagtcggtaaaaagtatatatttaaccggtttttttttaattttatttatatacgTATGGTTTTCAAGgtttaaagtaattttttaatagtaattaATTAGAAAAGTTTGTAAAGTTATAGTaactttttgaatttttaataaaaggataaaattttcaatgcTGCTctataattttctttctaacacattaattaaattctatgatatagtataaaataagaagcgatattttataaatcacAAATTTCCTGTTTTTTAACAACAagattatacatatataatatgtttacattgataaaaaaagtttaatactTCAAAGATAtgtgatatttaaaaagaaacttttaaactaagacaaaattttaattaatttttttaaattacactttttttttcgtaTAATTTGTTAATTACACTGCCGTTTTGACAAAATTATGTCTAAagattattttcaaaatcaaatcagaatttattttctataatattatagATGAAAGTATGAAGAAATGCTTATGAccttgaaaaaaaatttttatcggCTATGATTAGGCAAATACTTCCAAATTTTTACGTTCTTTAAGTTGTAATTGTAAAgtgtaactttttttttatcaataataattgaaaattttgtcaaaatatttctgtatattttttttgtaaaatttctatcatttttgttatattttttttattattgttatttaaataatttaaaagtcaaatatcattttttgaaCAAATATTTCAAGTACAGTGTAACATAAAAGCATGtgagaaaataaatttaataaataatttttatcattcaaAGTTAGTAATAAgtcttaaaaatttgtatttaaatGTGTTTTATTCTCAACAAAAGGTATATatgattg
This Strongyloides ratti genome assembly S_ratti_ED321, chromosome : 2 DNA region includes the following protein-coding sequences:
- a CDS encoding Methionine synthase, which encodes MTRYDEIKNAILNASKEKILFIDGAMGTMIQRHHLTEDDFRNESLKDHKKPLKGNNDLLSLTRPDIILEIHREYLEAGSDFIETNTFSGTTIAQDDYGCCHLVYDINFVGAQLARKAVDEYNKKTPNRRRFVCGALGPTNKTLSISPSVEKPEFRNITFQELASAYLEQAKALYEGGVDIFLIETIFDTANAKACIFALKTLFEDSNYPEIPIFISGTIVDLSGRTLSGQTGEGFLISTRHASPLAIGLNCALGAEEMRPFIEAISRNTQSNLVICYPNAGLPNALGGYDETPEMMAKSVSELARNGLVNIIGGCCGTTPDHIKALNDSCKNIKPRIFDDNNIPHFDTLSLSGLEPSYITKNSNFINIGERCNVSGSKRFCNLIKKDNYEEALNVARIQVENGAQIIDINLDDGLLDGKYCMSKFLRLIASEPEIAKVPLCVDSSDFDVIIAGLEAAQGKCIVNSISLKEGEENFIKKAKLIQKYGGAIVVMAFDELGQAAETDRKFEICKRSYDILVSKKVGMNPNDIIFDPNILTIGTGMEEHSKYAIYFIDVCRLIKANLPGARISGGISNISFSFRGMEVLREAMHSVFLYHAIQAGLDMGIVNAGSLPLYSEIDKNLLNLCEDLIFDRDPDATEKMLLMAQKLTKKDNSNENEENLKNLRLQKTPEERLVDALVKGVDMYVVEDTEECRQNLIKYPRPLNVIEGPLMNGMKVVGELFGAGKMFLPQVIKSARVMKKAVAHLIPYMDAEREKRLKEQGFIDNDNPYNGTIVIATVKGDVHDIGKNIVGVVLGCNNFKVVDLGVMTPSEKIIKAAIDEKADFIGASGLITPSLDEMVHLAKEMQRNNLKIPLLIGGATTSKTHTAVKINHRYDGPVIHCLDASKSVVVVSSLLDEKTKEEFLDDLKEDYESICEEYYESLKERRFITLKEARSRKVDFDWNNHISYKPTFIGSKSFNDISLENLIPYIDWKPFFDVWQLRGKYPNRAYPNIFNDSDVGNEAKKVFEDAKKMLQDIIDNKILSVKAIIGFYKCASTNNDDIVLYDENNKIIDTLHGLRQQCDKEHDQKCYCISDFIRPLTVDGVVDDYIGMFACSVGFGVDELCHKYEKIEYDDYKSIMLKAIADRLSEALAEYIHKIVRTDLWGYSKNEDLKNSDLLSIKYQGIRPAPGYPVQPDHQEKVTIWNIMDVEEKTGIKLTESLAMEPASSVSALMFANPHSSYFSLGKINKDQIEDYATRKKQSIDLVEKWLEPNLGYETV
- a CDS encoding Collagen alpha-5(IV) chain, with product MDLEGRIKAYRFVAYSAVVFSIVAVLSVCVTLPMVYNYVHHVKRSMYNEVKHCKESAKDIWSEVNTLKRLPVLSGNRTARQAGYDAGVSGGSASAGGSCDACCLPGAAGPAGTPGRPGKPGKPGAPGLPGNPGKPPVQPCEPVTPPPCKPCPQGPAGPPGPQGAPGDAGAPGQPGAPGQDGAPGQPGPKGPAGPNGNPGAPGPDGQPGAPAVSEPLVPGEPGPAGEPGPQGPAGTPGQPGAPGAPGQPGPKGAPGPNGAPGNDGQPGAPGQAGAPGSPGEKGICPKYCAIDGGVFFEDGTRRR